The region TTGCGCATACGCCATCTGACACGCGTGATGAGTCGCGCCTGATGGTCTTACACCGCGATTCTGGTAAGATTGAGCATAAAATATTTAAGGATATACTGGACTACTTTGATGATAAGGACGTTATGATCCTGAACAACACAAAGGTATTTCCGGCCCGTATGTACGGCAATAAGGAAAAGACCGGTGCAACCATCGAGGTATTCCTGCTGCGCGAATTGAACAAAGAACTGCGCCTTTGGGACGTATTGGTTGATCCGGCACGTAAAATACGCGTAGGCAATAAACTATATTTTGGTGACGACGACTTGCTGATTGCTGAGGTTGTTGACAACACAACATCACGTGGCCGTACCATCCGTTTCCTTTTTGATGGTACCGACGAAGAGTTCCGCCGCAATGTGGAGATTCTGGGCGAAACACCGCTTCCAAAATACATTAAACGTAAAGCTACCGCCGAAGATAAAGAGCGTTATCAAACCATTTTCGCCAAGCACGAAGGCGCTGTTGCAGCACCTACTGCCGGGCTGCACTTTAGCCGCGAACTAATGAAACGCCTTGAACTTAAGGGCGTTGAATTTGCTGAGGTTACCCTGCACGTTGGTTTAGGTACCTTCCGCCCGGTTGAGGTAGAAGACCTTACCAAACACAAGATGGATTCTGAGCAGATCATCATCGAGCCAAAGCAAGCTGATATTGTTAACCGCGGTATTGAACGCAAAAGCCGTATATGTGCAGTGGGCACCACTTCTATGAGGACCATTGAATCTGCGGTATCTGCTAATAAGACACTAAAGTCTGTTAACGACTGGACCAGCAAGTTCATTTTCC is a window of Mucilaginibacter terrenus DNA encoding:
- the queA gene encoding tRNA preQ1(34) S-adenosylmethionine ribosyltransferase-isomerase QueA; this translates as MKLSQFKFNLPESLIAHTPSDTRDESRLMVLHRDSGKIEHKIFKDILDYFDDKDVMILNNTKVFPARMYGNKEKTGATIEVFLLRELNKELRLWDVLVDPARKIRVGNKLYFGDDDLLIAEVVDNTTSRGRTIRFLFDGTDEEFRRNVEILGETPLPKYIKRKATAEDKERYQTIFAKHEGAVAAPTAGLHFSRELMKRLELKGVEFAEVTLHVGLGTFRPVEVEDLTKHKMDSEQIIIEPKQADIVNRGIERKSRICAVGTTSMRTIESAVSANKTLKSVNDWTSKFIFPPYEFSIANSMVTNFHTPESTLLMMVSAFGGYEHIMNAYEVAVKEKYRFYSYGDAMLII